In the Nocardia asteroides genome, GGTGGTCGACTACGCCCTCCGGCGTAAGTCGCTGCTCGCCGACGTCTACGCGGGGCGGGTCGCCGTCGCCGAGGTCTGCGACGCCAATCCGTACCTCCTGCGGGCCGCGAAGTTCCACGGCCGTGGGAGCGAGGTCACCTGCCCCATCTGCCGGAAAGAGCAGCTGACGCTCGTATCCTGGGTCTACGGTGACGGGCTCGGGCAGACGGCGGGGTCGGCCAGAACGCCAGAGGAGCTGGCCAGGCTGGCCGACACCAAGGAGGAGTTCTCGGTGCACGTGGTCGAGGTCTGCCGCTCGTGCCACTGGAACCACCTGGTGCAGTCGTACGTTCTCGGCACCGATCCGGCGCCGCGGCGCGGCCGGTCCGGCGGGAATCGCGAGAACCGGCCCGGCTCCGGCCGGCGCAGCGCGGCCGAATGAGCCGCGCACCGGCTCTCCCGCGCAGGCAGCGGAGGAGCCGTGACACCGCCGAGCGGTGAACCCGACGCCATGAGCGTGCACAGATACGAGCAACGGAGATTTTGTCAGTGAATTCGCCCTACGAGCGTTCCCCCTACGGCGAAGAACCGCACGGCGGCCGTATGCAGCGCGGTTCACAGCAAGATTTCCAGTCCAGGCCGCAGCCGCAGCGCCCCGGCGGCCCGCCGCCCGGCGCGGGCCGTCCGCTGCCGCAGGACGGCAGGCCGATGCCGCCGCGCCAGGGCGCGCCCGGCCAGCGCCCGCCGCAGCGGCAGGGGCCACCGCCCGGCCGCCCGGCCGGGCCGTACCAGGGCGGCCCGCCGCCGAACGGGCGCCCCGCGCCCGGCGGCCCGAGACCACCCGCGCAGAACCCCGGCCGCCCGCCGCGCCGCGACGGCATACCGTCCGGGCCGATCCCCGGCCCTGGCGAGCCCGCCAACCGCACCCAGCGCATCGCGCGCCCCGGTGAGCCCGCGCAGCGCGCGGTCGGCGCCGAGCGCACCCGCCCCGGCGCCAGCGACGCCGTCCGGCGGCCGGTGACCGGCGAGGCCGCGCGGCGCGCCGCCCCGGCCGGGACCGGCGGCCGCGCCGCGGTCCGCCGCGACGGCACCGCCACCGGCGAGCGCAGCAGGCAGGGCGGCCCGCCCGGCCCGCCGAACCGGCGCGACGGCGGCGGCAAGGGTGGCGGCCGCGGTGGCGGGCAGCGGAAGCGGAAGTTCCCGTGGAAGATCCTGCGCCGCACCCTCTACGTGCTGGTCGCGCTGATGATCGTGGTGCCGAGCGCGGTGTTCCTCGTCGCCTACAGCACGGTCTCGGTGCCGAAGCCGGGCGACCTGGAGACCAACCAGGTGGCCACCATCTTCGGCTCGGACGGCACCACCGTGCTCAGCAAGGTGATCCCGCCGGAGGGCAACCGCACCGAGGTCGGCATCGACCAGATCCCGCCGCACGTGCGCAACGCGGTGATCGCGGCCGAGGACCGGGACTACTACTCCAATCCGGGCTTCTCGCTCTCCGGCTTCGCCCGCGCCGCCAGGGACAACCTGCTCGGCAAGGAGAGCGCGGGCGGTGGCTCGACCATCACCCAGCAGTACGTGAAGAACGCCATGGTCGGTGACGAGCGGTCGCTCACCCGCAAGATGCGCGAGCTGGTGATCTCGGCCAAGATGGCGCGCCAGTGGAGCAAGGAGCAGATCCTCGCCGCCTACCTGAACACCATCTACTTCGGCCGCGGTGCCTACGGCATCGACGCCGCCGCGAAGGCGTACTTCGGCAAGCCGGTGCAGGAGCTGACCGTCTCCGAGGGCGCGGTGCTGGCCGCCACCATCCAGCTGCCGTCCGCGCTCGACCCGGAGAAGAACCCGGAGGGCGCCAAGACGCGCTGGGGCTACGTGCTCGACGGCATGGCCGCCGGTGGCAACCTGCCCGCCGCCGAGCGCCAGTCCATGCAGTACCCGCCGGTGATTCCGCTGGCATCGCTGCAGGACAACGAGCTGGACCAGGGCCCGGAGGGGCTGATCAAGACGCAGGTGCTGCGCGAGCTCTCCGCCGCGGGCATCAGCGAGCAGCAGCTCAACACCGACGGCCTGCAGATCACCACCACCATCGACCCGCAGATGCAGGAGGCGGCGGTGAACGCCGCGCGCACCAAGATGGAGGGCGAGCCGGAGCAGCTGCGCACGGCGGTCGTCTCGATCGACCCGCGCACCGGCGCGGTCCGCGCCTACTACGGCGGCGAGGACGGCGCGGGCTACGACTTCGCCAACGCCGGGCTGCAGGTCGGCTCGTCGTTCAAGCCGATCGGCCTGGCCGCGAACCTGGAGCAGGGCATTCCGCTCTCGCAGATGTACGACAGCTCGCCGGTGACGGTGAACGGCATCAAGATCACGAACGTCGAGGGCGAGCAGTGCGGCACCTGCACCATCGCCGAGGCGCTCAAGCGCTCGCTGAACACCAGCTTCTACCGGATGCAGCTGGACATGCAGAACGGCCCGCAGAAGATCGCCGACATGGGGCACAAGCTCGGCATCCCGGAGTCGCTGCCCGGCGTCGGCAAGACGCTGACCGAGCCGGACGGCACCGGCCCGAACAACGGCATCGTGCTCGGCCAGTACCAGGCCAGGGTGCTCGACATGGCGTCGGTGTACGCGACATTCGCCGCCTCCGGCATGTACCACGCGCCGCACTTCGTCTCCCGGGTGGTGACCGCCGACGGCACCCCCCTGCTCGACCGCGGCGACGTCCCCGGTGAGCAGCGGGTCTCGGCGGCGGTGGCGGACAACGTCACCGCGGCGATGAAGCCGATCGCGGGCTACTCGCGCAACCACGGGCTGGCCGGCGGCAGGGAGTCCGCGGCCAAGACCGGTACCGCCCAGCTCGGCGACACCGGCGAGAACAAGGACACCTGGATGGTCGGGTACACCCCGTCGCTCGCCACCGCGGTCTGGGTCGGCAGCACCGACAACTCCGCGCTGCGCAACTACGGCGGCTCCATGATCTACGGCTCCAGCCTGCCGTCGGACATCTGGAAGCTGACCATGGACGGCGCGCTCAAGGGCACGTCGAACGAGACCTTCCCGAAGCCGGCGCCGATCAAGGGCCAGGCGGGCGTGCCCGAGTGGACCGCCCCCTACACCCCGCCGTCCAGCACCGAGCAGGAGCCGCTGCCGCCGGTGGTGATCACCCCGTCGCAGGTGGAGATCCTGCCCGGCATCACCATCCCGGTGCCGGGCATCGCGCCGCAGACCCAGCAGCAGCGCCCGCAGCAGCAGACCCAGCCGGACGCCGGGCCGCTGCCCGGCCAGCCGACGGCGACCGGCGCCCCCGGGGCGGGCGGCAACGAGGAGTCGGAGGGCGGCAGGCCGAGCGGCTCCCGGTAGCCTCGGATTTCGTGACCGAGCAGCAGGTGGCCGACGATCGAGCGGCCGGCGGTACCGTGCCGGCCGCCGGTTCGCCGGGCACCGGCCCGGACGCGGTGTACCACCCGCTTCCCGGCTACATCTCGCCCGCGCCGCTCGCGCCGGATCTGCGCTCCGCGGACGGGCGGGACAAGCCGAGCCGAAACGATTCGCTCGCCGCGCAGCTCAGCACCGCGGTCGGCGGCCCGGTCGGCGATCACGCGCTGATCGGCCGGGCCAGGTACTGGACGCCGCTGCGCGTGCTGCTCGTCTTCGCGGTGCTCTTCCTCGCGCTCGGCTGGTCGACCAAGGCGGCCTGTATCCAGCAGACCGCGGACGGCAACGGCCAGCTCTCGCTGGACTGGAACAACGGCCGCCAGTACGTGGCCATGTGCTACTCCGACACCGTGCCGCTGTACGGCGCGGAGCGGCTGAACGAGGGCGCCTTCCCGTACAAGAAGTACTGGATCGAGCAGACCCCCGAGGGCGGCACCGAGGTCAGGTACATGGAGTATCCGGTGCTCTCCGGGCTCTACCAGTACCTGGCCATGCGGATCGCGAAGACCTACGACATGCTGCCGCTGCCGGGAGCGGGGGCGCTGCAGGTCGTCGTCTACTTCAACGTGGTGGCCATCGGGCTGGCGCTGGCCTGGCTGGTCACCGTCTGGGCGACCACCCGATCGGCGGGCAGGCGGCCGTGGGATGTCGCGCTGCTGGTCTGCTCCCCGCTGGTGATCGTGCACGCCTTCACCAATTTCGACGCCATCGCCACCGCCTTCGCCGCCACCGGCCTGCTGGCCTGGGCCCGGCGGCGACCGGTGCTGGCCGGGGTACTGCTCGGCCTCGGCGGCGCCGCCAAGCTGTATCCCCTGCTGCTGCTCGGCCCGCTGGTGATCCTGTGCCTGCGCGCCGACCCGCTGCACCGCGCCCCCGGCGCCCGCACCGGCCCCCCGCTGAGCTCGATCCGCGACCTGGACACCTTCCTGGACTGGTGGGACGGCAGGCGGCAGCGCCTCGAGGTGCTCAGCAGCCGCCCGCTCGGCGCCGCGGGCGCCACCGTAGCCGCGGCCCTGCTGACGTGGGGACTGGTGAACCTGCCGATCGCCCTGCTCTACCCCCAGGGCTGGCGCGAGTTCTTCCGCCTGAACACCACCAGGCACGCCGACCCCGACTCGATCTACAACGTGATCACGTCGTTCACCGGCTGGTCCGGCTTCGACGGAAAGCTGGTGCACGGCGAGGCCCCCGGCATCCTGAACACGGTCTCCCTGGCCGCCTTCGCCCTGGCCTGCCTAGCCATCGCCTACCTGGCCCTCAAGGCCCCCCACCGCCCCCGCCTCGCCCAGCTCTGCTTCCTCCTGATCGCGGCCTTCCTGCTGACCAACAAGGTGTGGAGCCCCCAGTACTCCCTCTGGCTTGTCCCCCTGGCGGTACTGGCCCTCCCGCACCGCCGCATCCTCCTGGCCTGGATGACCATCGACGCCCTGGTCTGGGTCCCGCGCATGTACTACTACCTCGGAACCGACCGCAAGGGCCTCCCCGAACAGTGGTTCACCGCCACGGTCCTCCTCCGCGACCTGGCAGTACTTGCCCTCTGCGCCCTGGTGGTCCGCCAGATCTACCGCCCCGCCGAAGACCCGGTCCGCCGCGACTACGCCGACGACCCCCTCGGCGGCGTACTGGATCGGTCCCCCGACCCCCTACTCCCGTGGCTCCCGGAACCCCTCCGCCCCAAACCAGCCCCCCTCTGACCCGCCCCCTACACGCTCCGCAAGAACCGAGCCTGCCGCTCCGGCTCCCGCGGCAACAAATCCAACGCCAGCTCCCATGCCGACCCCGTCCAGGGATCGAACAGCGGCGTCCCGGCCACAGTCGGCAAATGCCGACAGGACTGCGACAACGCAGCCAACGCACTCTCCGTCGAGTTCGACTCGTTCGCCCCCACGAACACCACCGACAACCCGATCAACCCCCCGCGCAACACCAGCGTCGACAACCGCTGCACATCTATCCCCTGATACCCGTGCGGGAAATCAGCGGCCACCAAAATTCGATGCTCCCCCGGCGGCACCCCCGCCCCACCACTCAGCGCCAGCTCGGCCAGCTCAACAGCCTCCACCAACTCCTGCAGCCGCCCCGAGATCTCGGTGTGATCCCCGATGGGCGCGCCCTCCAGCACCGGCGCGAGCAGCGGGGTAAGACTCCGAAACCCCTGACTCAGGTCGATGAGATCGACAACCGTCCGCCGCTCCGGAGCCGCCGAAATCAAACGCGCCAGCAGCGCACCCACCACCGGCGCGACGGCCGCACTCGACTCGGTATCGATCCACAGCGGCCGATTCAACGGAACCGGCACGCAATACGGCACCCGCAACGCCCCACGCTCGATCGCATACAGCTCCCCGAGCCGAATCCCGTCCGACGCCGCAGGGGGACGATCCCACGCGGGCGCCTCCCAGGAAGCGAGCGCGGGCGGCAGCAGCCGATCCGCCTCGGCAAGTTCCCGAAGCAGCTGCTCACTGTCCCTGCGGTGATTCCCCTCGGCTATCCCGATCAATTCGTCGTAGCGCCGCTGCGCGAGCTGCCGCGCCTGCTCGGCGGCGGGGGTGTTCCGGGTGGCCGGATCGGAGACAGCAGCGGAGAGCTCCTGATCCAGCCGCTTGTCGGCATACTCGCGCGCCGCGATCAGCGCCGCCGCGGACCGCGCCGCATCCTCGAAGATCATCCAGATCCGCTCGAGGCCGTGCGCCACCTCGAGCGGCGCACCGGCGGCGGACGCGGCTGCGCCGGTGCCGGCGGTGGCTCCGCCCGGAACGGCTCCCGCGGCGTGGGCGGTACCGCCGGCGGGCGCGGCCCAGCCGGGTGCGGCGGTGCGGCCATCGGTGCTTCCCGCGCTCGCCGAAGCGGGCGCGGCGATCCCGTGCGCGGGCAGCAGCGCGCCCATCCCGCCCGCGTACCCCTGCCCGACCGCGCGCAGCTTCCACCCGTTCCCGCGCCGGTACACCTCGAAGCAGATCAGCGCCGTCTCCCCCGCCGACGGGGTGACGGTGAACCGCGCGATCCCCGCCCCGTCCGCCCCGGTGAGCACGGCGTCGACCACGCCGACCCCACCGGGCGGCAGCGGCACCGCCGGGTCGACGGCCACGACGAGCAGCACCGCCTGCGCGTCGGCCCGCACGGCAGGCGGGTCGACGACGACGGCGCTGCCGGTGAGCGCGACGCCCGGCGCGGCCTGGCACTCCGCGGATACGTGGTCCTCCGGGCCGGTGACCCGCAGGTTGTCCGCCACCACCAGGGCCGCGAGGCGCAGCGCCGCACCGGCGGAGGCCTCGAATCGCACGGCCCCGCCGGTGAGCGGGATGTTCTGCCCGGCCTGCAACTGGATCACGACATCTGCTCCGCTCAGCTGTTCACCAGGAATCGGCCCAGCTGCGGGACCGCCTCGCCCGGGTGCTTGGCCTGGAATCCCTCGCCGAGCGCGACGAACTTCCAGTCGTTGCCCGCGCGGTAGATCTTGGCCATCGCCATGGCGGTGAACGGCATGCCGCCCGCCAGGGTGAAGCGCGCCAGCTCGGCGTTGTTGCTGCCGTCGACCAGGCGGCAGAACGCGTTCTGCACCTGTTCGAACGAGTGCCCCTTATAGGAGGTGACGATGAAGAGCAGCGTGTTGACGTGCGCGGGCACCCGGGTGAGATCCACCAGAATCACCTCGTCGTCGCCGTCGCCCTCGCCGGTCAGGTTGTCGCCCTGGTGCCGGACCGAGCCGTCCTTGGAGCTGAGCTGGCCGTAGTAGGCCACGTCGACCAGGTTGGTGTCGGCGAACAGGGTGACCGAGGCGTCGAGGTCGATGTCGACGGTGCGGCTGCCGAACATGCCGCGGGTGCGCACCGGGTCCCAGCCGAGCCCCATCTTGACGAAGGTCAGCTGGGCGCCGCCCTCCTTGCGGAGCGTGACCCGCTGGCCCTTCTCCAGGCTGACCGGCCGGTCCTTGCTCAGGCTCACCTCGGCGGGCGGTTGCTGCGGCGGCGCGGCGGGCGGGTAGCCGCCCTGGGGGTGACCCTGCTGCTGCGGGTAGCCGCCCTGCTGCGGGGGCGGCGGGTAGCCCTGCTGGCCGCCCTGCGGCGGGGGCGGGTAGCCACCGGGCCCGCCCTGCTGCGGCGGGGGCGGGTAGCCGCCCGGCCCACCCTGCTGCGGCGGCGGGTAGCCGCCCGGCGCGGGCTGCTGCGGCGGCGGGTAGCCCTGGGTCGGCGCGAACTGCTGCTGCGGCGGCGGGTACCCGCCCTGCGTCGGCTGCGCGACCTGGGTCGGCGCGGGCGGCGGCGGGGGCGGCGCGCTCTGCGCCTGCGGGGCGGGCGAATCGTCGACGCTCACACCGTGGTCGGTGACCAGCGCCGCGAACCCGCCCGCGTAGCCCTGCCCGACCGCGCGCACCTTCCAGGCGCCCTGGCGCCGGTACAGCTCCAGCGCGATCACGATGGACTCGCTGGCCAGGCCGTCGATCCGATACTCGAAGAGCTGGTTGCCCGAGGTGTCGGAGACGATCGCGGTCGGGGCGGGGAACCGGCCGAAGTTGCTGTTCGAATCCTCCAGCGTGATCACCGCGCGGATCTGCGCGATGTCCGGCGGCACCTGCGCGAGCGAGACCGCGAGCGCCGCGGGCCCCCCGGCCGCGGGCACCAGGTTCACGCCGGGACCGCTCGGCTGGTTGAAGAAGACGAAGTCGGCGTCGGTGCGGACCTTCCCCTGTTCGGTGACGAGCAGCGCGGAGAGATCCGCGGGAGCCGTGAGCTGGATGGAGACCA is a window encoding:
- a CDS encoding transglycosylase domain-containing protein — translated: MIVVPSAVFLVAYSTVSVPKPGDLETNQVATIFGSDGTTVLSKVIPPEGNRTEVGIDQIPPHVRNAVIAAEDRDYYSNPGFSLSGFARAARDNLLGKESAGGGSTITQQYVKNAMVGDERSLTRKMRELVISAKMARQWSKEQILAAYLNTIYFGRGAYGIDAAAKAYFGKPVQELTVSEGAVLAATIQLPSALDPEKNPEGAKTRWGYVLDGMAAGGNLPAAERQSMQYPPVIPLASLQDNELDQGPEGLIKTQVLRELSAAGISEQQLNTDGLQITTTIDPQMQEAAVNAARTKMEGEPEQLRTAVVSIDPRTGAVRAYYGGEDGAGYDFANAGLQVGSSFKPIGLAANLEQGIPLSQMYDSSPVTVNGIKITNVEGEQCGTCTIAEALKRSLNTSFYRMQLDMQNGPQKIADMGHKLGIPESLPGVGKTLTEPDGTGPNNGIVLGQYQARVLDMASVYATFAASGMYHAPHFVSRVVTADGTPLLDRGDVPGEQRVSAAVADNVTAAMKPIAGYSRNHGLAGGRESAAKTGTAQLGDTGENKDTWMVGYTPSLATAVWVGSTDNSALRNYGGSMIYGSSLPSDIWKLTMDGALKGTSNETFPKPAPIKGQAGVPEWTAPYTPPSSTEQEPLPPVVITPSQVEILPGITIPVPGIAPQTQQQRPQQQTQPDAGPLPGQPTATGAPGAGGNEESEGGRPSGSR
- a CDS encoding glycosyltransferase family 87 protein; this encodes MYHPLPGYISPAPLAPDLRSADGRDKPSRNDSLAAQLSTAVGGPVGDHALIGRARYWTPLRVLLVFAVLFLALGWSTKAACIQQTADGNGQLSLDWNNGRQYVAMCYSDTVPLYGAERLNEGAFPYKKYWIEQTPEGGTEVRYMEYPVLSGLYQYLAMRIAKTYDMLPLPGAGALQVVVYFNVVAIGLALAWLVTVWATTRSAGRRPWDVALLVCSPLVIVHAFTNFDAIATAFAATGLLAWARRRPVLAGVLLGLGGAAKLYPLLLLGPLVILCLRADPLHRAPGARTGPPLSSIRDLDTFLDWWDGRRQRLEVLSSRPLGAAGATVAAALLTWGLVNLPIALLYPQGWREFFRLNTTRHADPDSIYNVITSFTGWSGFDGKLVHGEAPGILNTVSLAAFALACLAIAYLALKAPHRPRLAQLCFLLIAAFLLTNKVWSPQYSLWLVPLAVLALPHRRILLAWMTIDALVWVPRMYYYLGTDRKGLPEQWFTATVLLRDLAVLALCALVVRQIYRPAEDPVRRDYADDPLGGVLDRSPDPLLPWLPEPLRPKPAPL
- a CDS encoding DUF5318 family protein — its product is MVDYALRRKSLLADVYAGRVAVAEVCDANPYLLRAAKFHGRGSEVTCPICRKEQLTLVSWVYGDGLGQTAGSARTPEELARLADTKEEFSVHVVEVCRSCHWNHLVQSYVLGTDPAPRRGRSGGNRENRPGSGRRSAAE
- a CDS encoding TerD family protein — its product is MIQLQAGQNIPLTGGAVRFEASAGAALRLAALVVADNLRVTGPEDHVSAECQAAPGVALTGSAVVVDPPAVRADAQAVLLVVAVDPAVPLPPGGVGVVDAVLTGADGAGIARFTVTPSAGETALICFEVYRRGNGWKLRAVGQGYAGGMGALLPAHGIAAPASASAGSTDGRTAAPGWAAPAGGTAHAAGAVPGGATAGTGAAASAAGAPLEVAHGLERIWMIFEDAARSAAALIAAREYADKRLDQELSAAVSDPATRNTPAAEQARQLAQRRYDELIGIAEGNHRRDSEQLLRELAEADRLLPPALASWEAPAWDRPPAASDGIRLGELYAIERGALRVPYCVPVPLNRPLWIDTESSAAVAPVVGALLARLISAAPERRTVVDLIDLSQGFRSLTPLLAPVLEGAPIGDHTEISGRLQELVEAVELAELALSGGAGVPPGEHRILVAADFPHGYQGIDVQRLSTLVLRGGLIGLSVVFVGANESNSTESALAALSQSCRHLPTVAGTPLFDPWTGSAWELALDLLPREPERQARFLRSV
- a CDS encoding TerD family protein, which gives rise to MSASLAKGQNGPLAVNDVVVSIQLTAPADLSALLVTEQGKVRTDADFVFFNQPSGPGVNLVPAAGGPAALAVSLAQVPPDIAQIRAVITLEDSNSNFGRFPAPTAIVSDTSGNQLFEYRIDGLASESIVIALELYRRQGAWKVRAVGQGYAGGFAALVTDHGVSVDDSPAPQAQSAPPPPPPAPTQVAQPTQGGYPPPQQQFAPTQGYPPPQQPAPGGYPPPQQGGPGGYPPPPQQGGPGGYPPPPQGGQQGYPPPPQQGGYPQQQGHPQGGYPPAAPPQQPPAEVSLSKDRPVSLEKGQRVTLRKEGGAQLTFVKMGLGWDPVRTRGMFGSRTVDIDLDASVTLFADTNLVDVAYYGQLSSKDGSVRHQGDNLTGEGDGDDEVILVDLTRVPAHVNTLLFIVTSYKGHSFEQVQNAFCRLVDGSNNAELARFTLAGGMPFTAMAMAKIYRAGNDWKFVALGEGFQAKHPGEAVPQLGRFLVNS